Proteins encoded together in one Drosophila albomicans strain 15112-1751.03 chromosome 2R, ASM965048v2, whole genome shotgun sequence window:
- the LOC117576487 gene encoding uricase-like yields MFATPLRQPASRQVQSSPASQFYEITDKGYGKDAVKLMHVSRKGAVHSIQECEVGTHLKLYTNKDFLQGDNIDIVATDSQKNTVYLLAKKYGFESPEKFALILAKHFLNKYSHVEEAHVHIEAYPWKRIREEYGDSYLLHNHAFLFTPTATHFCDVIVKRHDPKQTVISGIKGLRVLKTTQSSFVNFVDDEYRTLADQHDRIFSTVVECNWEYSDIENLNFINAWESVKDIVLKNFAGDPKVGIPSPSVQHTLYLTEKQVLDTLPQVAVISMCLPNKHYFNFDTKPFQQLVPGDNDEVFIPTDKPHGTIYAKLSRKDLKSHL; encoded by the exons ATGTTTGCAACACCTCTGCGTCAGCCTGCGAGCAGACAAGTGCAATCCTCGCCAGCTTCTCAATTTTACGAGATCACCGATAAAGGCTATGGCAAGGATGCAGTTAAGCTGATGCACGTCAGCCGTAAGGGTGCTGTGCATTCCATCCAAGAGTGCGAAGTGGGCACCCATCTCAAACTCTACACCAACAAGGACTTTCTTCAGGGTGACAACATTGATATTGTAGCCACCGATTCGCAGAAGAACACAGTCTATTTGTTGGCTAAGAAATATGGTTTTGAAAGTCCTGAGAAGTTTGCCCTAATCCTTGCAAAGCATTTTCTGAACAAATATTCGCATGTCGAGGAAGCGCATGTACATATTGAAGCCTATCCATGGAAACGAATTCGCGAGGAGTATGGCGATAGTTATCTGCTACATAACCACGCCTTTCTTTTTACGCCCACTGCGACGCATTTCTGCGACGTAATTGTGAAACGTCATG ATCCCAAGCAAACTGTTATCAGTGGAATCAAAGGCCTACGTGTTCTGAAAACAACTCAATCGTCGTTTGTCAATTTCGTAGACGACGAATATCGCACTCTGGCCGATCAACATGATCGAATCTTCAGCACTGTTGTGGAATGCAATTGGGAGTATTCAGATATTGAGAATCTCAATTTCATCAATGCCTGGGAGTCCGTCAAAGACATTGTGCTTAAAAACTTTGCCGGAGATCCAAAAGTGGGCATCCCCTCGCCCTCAGTGCAACACACTCTCTACCTCACTGAGAAACAGGTTTTGGACACTCTGCCTCAAGTGGCAGTTATCTCCATGTGTTTGCCTAATAAGCACTACTTTAATTTCGATACAAAACCATTCCAACAGTTAGTTCCCGGCGATAATGATGAGGTGTTCATTCCTACCGATAAACCACATGGCACAATCTATGCCAAGCTATCGCGCAAGGATCTGAAAAGTCATCTTTAA